The Nocardia sp. BMG51109 nucleotide sequence TTCCTGTGCGCGCGCGGCGAATTCGGCGGGGTACAGGTGGCTCGGCGGAGTGTTGACGAAATCGCGCGCGGTCGCGACGGCCTCGGCGGTGGCCTGCGCCCGGAACAGCGCCTCCTCGCCGAAACCCGGTTCGGGAACCAGGAATTCGACCCGCCGCACCGGCTGCTCGTCCGGCTTGGGCGCGGACTTGTCCGACCGGAACGGGGTGAAGGAGTAGGCGCCCAGATAGAAGCCCTCGGCCGCGGGGCCCAGATCCAGGCCCGACAGGGTGGTGACGGCGGTGCCGGTCCCGGCCAGCGCGCGCCCGGCGACACCGGCCGACTTGCGGATCTGCTCGGCATCCACCTTCTCGGCGGCACCGAGCCCCACCGCGAGCACACTGCTGACCCGCAGGCCCACCACGGCCGGAATCCGGGTCAGCTCGTCGGCCTTCCCCTTCGCCCCCACGGCCCGCAACTGCTCCAGCAGCGTCGCCCGGACCTGCGCGTCCAGCACGTCGCCGAACGCGTCGTCCGGCGCGATCGCCGGCCCGTCCTCGGTCGTGACGAGCCCGACGACGAGCACATCGGCGTCGATCTCCGTGGTACGTGCCAACTCCGGTCCGAGCGAACGATCTGCAACACCTGTCATGCGCCCAAGGTTACTGTCCGGCCCGCCGCCCGCCGGTGCGGAGGTGACCCGCCCGCTGCGTGGAACGGGTCGGTCGTCCGGGAAGTGGTGTGCGGCGATTCCGTCCAGGAGGAGGGTGAGGCCGTCCTCGAGCAGGTGGTCGAAGTTCAGGGTGAGGTCGTCGGTTCGGGGGGCGAAGTGGCGGGACAGGGTGGGGTAGGTGCCGTGGGTGACCAGGTCGATGGCGGTGGCGCGGAAGGATGCCGCGCCGGTGGTGGGTCCGTGTTCGGAACTCGGTAGCAGTGCCAGGCCCTGGACCAGGCCCGAGACCGACAGGTAGATAGCCGGCGTCTGGTCTCGGGTGATGCCCGGGCGGTCCAGGGCGGCGAAGAAGCGTTCCAGGCTGTCCAGGAGCGCGGGGCTCACCGGCGGGCGGGTGCGGGCGAGGACCGGCAGGATCCAGGGATGGTCGCGGTACAGCCGCCATTCCGCGCGGGCCTCGTAGGCGAGCCGGGCTCGCCAGCCGGTGAGATCGTCTGGTGGCGGCGGGTTTTCGCCGAGCGCCAGTTCGGTCATCGCGGCGAGCAGGGTGTCGCGGTCGGGAAAGTGGCGGTACAGGGCGGCGGTGGCGACGCCGAGTTCGGTCGCGATCCGGCGCATCGATAGTGCGTGCAGGCCGTCCCGGTCGGCGAGTTCCACTGCGGCACGGACGATTCCGACGGCGGTGAGGCGCCGTGAGCGCGGCCGGCGCGGAAGTGTTTCGGTGGTGTCGCGGCGGCCGCGGTAGGCGCGGGCCTGACACGACCGCGAACAGTACCGCCTGCGCCGGCCGCGCCGGGGCTGGGCGAGCGGCTCGGCGCAGACGGCACACGCCGATTCCGATTTCGTCACACCATCCAGTGTGACGAAATGCTCGTCACTCCGCAGGGCAGACCATATCTTGACGGTCACAGACGGCGTTCACACGCAGAGTTCACGAGGAGGAGGCCGGAGATGGGCTCGGAGGTGTCGGTGCGTCGCGCGGAACCGGCGGAGGCGCGGACGGTGGCGCAGGTGTTCGCCGCGGCCGCGGCGGACGAGGCGGTGTCGGCGTGGGTGATGGACGGTCACCCCGATGTCGCGGAGAGCTTCCGCGAGCAGTACATGCCCGACATGATCGCCCGGGCGCTGAGCGAGGACGAGATCTGGGTGGCCGGAGCGGGCGACGACATCTGGACGGTGTCGGTGTGGCAGACGGTGACGAGCCCGGACCGCGCCCGGCAGGAGGCACAGCAGTCGCGGGAACTGTTCGACGCGATGCCGCGGCGGCCGTTCCGCCGGATGGCGGCGGTGACCGCCGCGATCGCCGAACACCATCCGCAGCGGTTCCCGCACCGCTACCTGCAAGCGATCGTGACGCTCCCGGGCCACCGCGGCTCGGGGGCGGGCGGTGCGCTGCTGGCCGACCGGATCCGGGCGGCCACCGAGGCGGGTGTGCCCGCGTATCTCGAGGCCAGCACCGAACGTTCGGCGCGGCTGTACGCCCGGCACGGTTTCGAGCGGACGGGCGATCCGATCCCGCTGCCCGAGAACGGCCCGATCCTGATCCCGATGTGGTTCCCCGGCCGATCCCGCGATCTCCGGTCCGCCGGGGCACCGTGATTCGCCGCACCGGTATGGCCGGCGCCGGCGCCTCGACCGATAGGCTCGCCTCGTGACCGACTCGAATCTGCAGCAGGGCCCGATCCGGAACGTGCACGCCGAGCTGGGCGCGACCTTCGCGCCGTTCGGCGGATGGGAAATGCCCGTTCAGTACGCCGGGACCGTGGCCGAGCACACGTCGGTGCGCACCGCGGCCGGCCTGTTCGACGTGAGTCACCTCGGCAAGGCCACCGTGCGCGGTCCGGGCGCGGCGCGGCTGGTGAATACGGTGCTGACCAACGACCTGGGCCGGATCCGCCCGGGCAAGGCGCAGTACACGTTGTGCTGCGCGCCGGACGGCGGCGTGCTCGACGACCTGATCGTCTACTACGTGAGCGACGACGAACTGTTCCTGGTGCCCAACGCCGCCAACACCGCCGGCGTGGTCGGCGAGCTGCGGAAGGCGATCACCGAAGGGGCGGACGGCATTACGGTCACCGACCAGCACCGCGACTACGCGGTGTTCGCGGTGCAGGGACCGAGGTCGGCGGAGGTGCTCGCGGCGCTCGGGCTGCCGACCGAGATGGAGTTCATGGCCTTCGCCGACGCCGACTGGGAGGGCCGCCCGGTGCGGGTCTGCCGGTCCGGGTACACCGGCGAGCAGGGCTACGAACTGCTGCCGCGCTGGGACGACGCCGAGCCGCTGTTCCGGGCGCTGCTGGCCGAGGTCCGCGCCCGTGACGGCGAGCCGGCCGGCCTGGGCGCCCGCGACACCCTGCGCACCGAGATGGGCTATCCGCTGCACGGCCACGAGCTGTCCCCGGACATCACCCCGGTGCAGGCCCGCTGCGGCTGGGCGGTCGGCTGGAAGAAGCCGGAGTTCGTCGGCAAGGCCGCGCTCGAGCAGGAGAAGGCGGCGGGCGCGCGCCGAATCCTGCTGGGCCTCAAGGCACTCGACCGCGGCGTGCTGCGGCCGGGACAGACCGTGCTGAGCGGCGACGAGGCCGTCGGCGAGACCACGTCGGGCACGTTCTCGCCGACCCTGAAGGCCGGTATCGCCCTGGCGCTGCTGGACCGCACCGCCGGTCTCGAACCGGGTGCCGAGGTGGCGGTCGACGTGCGCGGCCGTCGGCTGCGCGCCGAGGTCGTCAAGCCCCCGTTCGTCACCCCGCGCACCTCCTGACGCCGGCTCCCGCGCACCGGGCCGCGGCACGCCGGCCGCCGCCCGCGCCTGCGGCGATGCCGGGACCGGGCCCGCGCGGGCTCGACGCCGCGTTCTAGGATCGGGTCATGACCGTTGCCGCACAGTTCACCCGTCTCCCGCATTCGTCGCCCACCCCGGCGGCGCGGCGACAGGAGATTCTGGTGGATCCCGGCTTCGGGCGGTACTTCACCGACCACATGGTGTCGATCGACTACCGCGACGGTGCCTGGGTCGATCCGCGGGTAGAGCCCTACGCCCCGCTGACGATGGACCCGGCGACCATGGTGTTCCACTACGGCCAGGCCATCTTCGAGGGGCTGAAGGCGTACCGGCAGGGCGACGGCGGCATCGCGACCTTCCGCATCGACGCCAACGCCCGCCGGTTCCAGCGGTCGGCGCGCCGGATGGCGATGGCCGAGCTGCCCGAGGAGCTGTTCGTCGAGTCGATCCGCCAGTTGCTCGAGGTCGACACCGACTGGGTGCCCGCGGCCGGCGGCGAGGATTCGCTGTACTTGCGCCCGTTCATGTTCGCCACCGAATCCGGCCTCGGCGTCAAGCCGGCCGGCGCCTACCGGTACCTGCTTCTGGGTTCGCCTGCGGGAGCGTACTTTCCGCGCGGCCTGAAGCCGGTGCGGGTGTGGCTGTCCACCGAGTACGTGCGGGCCGCGCCCGGCGGCACCGGCGAGGCCAAGGTGGCCGGCAACTACGCCGCCTCGCTGCTGGCGCAGGCCGAGGCCACCGAGAAGGACTGCGACCAGGTGGTGTGGCTGGACGCCTGCGACCACCGCTACGTCGAGGAGATGGGCACCAACAACCTGTTCTTCGTCTACGGCTCGGGTTCGCAGGCGCGGCTGGTGACTCCCGAACTGTCCGGTTCGCTGCTGCCCGGCATCACCCGCGACTCGCTGCTGACCCTGGCCGCCGACTCCGGCTACCAGGTGGAGGAGCGCAAGATCTCGGTCGAGGAATGGCGCCGGGGCGCCGAATCCGGTGAGATCACCGAGGTTTTCGGCTGCGGTACCGCGGCCGTGGTGATTCCGGTCGCCTCGGTGCATTCGGCCGACGGCGAATTCACCATCGGCGACGGCGAACCCGGCGAGGTCACCATGGCGCTGCGCGACACGCTGACCGGAATCCAGCGCGGCACGTTCGCCGATATTCACGGCTGGATGCGCACTCTGGTATGAGTGGATGACCGGGGCGTGAACGGGCGACCGGTCAGCCCGGCATCAGCATGTGCCACTGTTCCAAAGTCTGCGGGCGCATCACATAGTTGCTGTCGCGCACCGCCGACAGCGCGGCGTTGGGTTCCTGCGAATACCAGTGCCCGGGATAAACCACCGGATCTCCGTGCAGGCCCGCCAGATACCGCAGGCTGCGGAACATCGAGTCGGAATCGCCGCCCGGGAAATCCGTGCGCCCGCAGCCGTCGACGAACAAGGTATCGCCGGCGACCAGCCGATCGTCGAACAGGAAGCATTGGCTGCCCGGCGTGTGGCCCGGGGTGTGCAGTAATTCGATCTCGAGCCCGCCGACGGCCACCTTGTCGCCGTGGTCGTGCCCGGTCAATTCGCTCGGCGCGATTTCGGTGACATTCGCCACCCAAGGTAGTTCTTCCGCATTGACGTGCACCGGAACCTGCACGCGTTCGAGCAGTTCACGCACCCCGCGCAGGGTGAATCCGAGCATCGTGCCGCCCACGTGATCGGGGTGATGGTGGGTGGCGAGCACGCCGGTCAGGCGCAGCCCGTCGGATTCGGCGATATCCACCAGATCGCCCGCCGCGTACGCGGGATCCACGACCACGCACTCGCCGCTGTCTCTGTCGCCGATCAAATACGCGAAATTGCGCATCTGCGTGGCGATCGGATCGCCCACGGCCCAGTCCCGGCCCGCCAGCAGCTGACGAAAATACACACGGTCGGATCCCATACGAACCACCCTATGGCTCGGCGGCGATCGGCGCGCATTCGACCGGTTGTGATTCGTCACCGTATAGTGCGGCGGCCGAATCGGTTCGGACACGGGCGAATCGCCGATTCGCTATTTGCGGATTGCGGAAACGCGCCGCACCGTCGGTCGGACGATGCGGCGCGGGTCGGATCTGTCGGTCAGCTCAGCAGTGGCGCGATGTCGTCGGCGGCCTGCGGGCCGTAAGCCGTGCGAAGCCGCTCGAGCGCCTCGTCATGCTTCAGTTCCCATTCCTGCGGGCCGTCGGTCTCGAGCACGTGCACCGCGATGAGCGAACCCAGTTGCGCGGCGCGTTCCAGGCCGAGTCCGGCCTGGTGTCCGGTCAGGAAGCCGGCGCGGAAGGCGTCGCCGATGCCGGTCGGGTCGACCTTGGCGCGTTCCGGCACCACCTCGACGTTGACCTCGGTGCCGTCGCGGTCGACGATCTGCACGCCCTTCGCACCCAGCGTGGTGACCCGGATGCCGACCTTCTGCCCGATCTCCTCGAGGGTCACCCCGGTCTTCTGCAGCAGCAGGCCCAGCTCGTATTCGTTGGTGAAAAGGTATGCGGCGCCGTCGATCAGCTCGAGGGCCTGGTTGCCGTCGAGGAGGGCCAGCTGCTGGGACGGGTCGGCCGCGAACGGGATGCCCAGCTCCCGGCACTCGCGGGTGTGCCGCAGCATCGCCTCCGGGTCGTTGGCGCCGATGAGCACCAGCTCCAGCTCCCGGGTGCGGGCGACCTCGGCGATCGAGATGTCGCGGGCCTCGCTCATCGCGCCCGGGTAGAAGGCGGCGATCTGGGCCATCTCGTCGTCGGTGTTGCAGATGAAGCGCGCGGTGTGCGCCTTGTCGGAGACCAGCACGGCCGAGCAGTCCACGCCGTTGCGCTCCAGCAACTCGCGGTACTCGCCGAAGTCCTGGCCGACCGCGCCGAGCAGCAGCGGATTGCGGCCGAGCTGACCCATCGCGTAGACGATGTTGCCTGCGACGCCGCCGCGGCGGATGGTCAGGTCATCGACCAGGAAGCTCACCGAGATGTGTTCCAGCTGATCTGCCAGCAGGGACTCGGAGAACTTGCCAGGAAAATGCATGAGGTTATCGGACGCAATGGATGCGGACACGGCGATAGTCACAGAGGAAATCCTTCGGTGTCGTGCTGCGCACGCCGTCGCTGCTCGACAGACGCGTAGCGGGCCGGCGGAAAGGGACCGGGGCTTTGTGCACACAGGTGAATCACCCATGAACGCACAAAAACGGTCGTTCGTAACGTACACCGTCGAACGGGACCCTCACCACCCGACGGAGCAGCGTCCCAGTCAGGGGCGCTTACCTTGGCGGACAATCGGATAGGCCGGCTCCGGGCAGCAAACGACACGGAACCCCCAGGTCGGAGGTCCCGTGCTCGTGGCGAAGGTCAGTTGAAGCTGTCGCCGCAGGCGCAGGAGCCGGTGGCGTTCGGGTTGTCGATGGTGAAACCCTGCTTCTCGATGGTGTCGACGAAGTCGATGGCGGCACCCTGCACGTACGGGGCGCTCATCCGGTCGACGGTCAGCGCGACGCCGCCGAACTCGGCGGTGAGGTCGCCGTCGAGCGAGCGATCGTCGAAGAACAGTTGGTAGCGCAGCCCCGCGCAACCACCGGGCTGTACGGCGATCCGCAGCGCCAGATCGTCACGCCCCTCCTGATCGAGCAGCGCCTTCGCCTTGGAGGCGGCCGCGTCGGTCAGCGTCACACCGTGGGTGGTGGTCTCGTTCTGCACAGTCATGAAGTCTCCTCAGGACCCGTGTTGCCGCAATGGAGCCCGGCCGGAACGGCCGGAAGCATGGCCCGACATCTGTCAACACCACTTCGCGGGTGGCTATTCCCTTCCCTCAATCCTGCCACTCACGTCCGATCTTGCCACTCTCGCCCGGTGATGTCCCAGTGCGTATACCCATCCGGACCCGGGTTGTATGCGTGCCGTGGTTGTCTGCTCGCCCTTCACCGTACCCGCGCACCCTGTGGAAACCCTCGGTTAGCGGCCGGTGAACAGTTGTGGATGAGATTCGGCACACCAACTCGGCGAACCGGATTTCCCGGGCGGTATGCCATCGAATAGCCTGGTCGGCGTGAAGTTCCTCCGCCGCGGCGATGCAAGTAAGACCGACGACCTCGCCGACGAGACCTCGGCCGATCCGGTCGGGGAGTCCGGCGGCGCGGCCGACGCCTCGGACCGGCCGGCCGCCACGGCCACCGCCGGGAAGGGCCGGCCCACCCCCAAGCGCCGGGATGCCGAGGGCAAGCGCCGCGGCCCCATCGCGCCGGCGCCGATGACCTCGAAGGAGGCCCGCGCCCGCCGCAAGGCGAACCGCGGCACACGTGCCGACCGCAAGGCGGCCTCGGCCGATCGGCGCGCGGCCGCCGCCGACCGGCGCGCCCGGATGCTGGCGGGTGAGGACAAGTACCTCTTACCGCGCGACCGCGGCCCGGTGCGCGCCTATGTGCGCGATCTGGTGGACGCGCGCCGCAATCTGGTCGGGTTGTTCATGCCGCTGGCACTGCTGCTGATCCTGACCATGTTCCTGACGCCCGCCGTGCAGGCCTACGTCACGCTGGCCATGCTCGTGATGATGGTGTTCATGGCCGGCGAGGGGTTCCTGATCGGCCGCACCATCAATCGCCGGGTGCGCGAACGCTTTCCGGACGACACCAGCTCCCCGTGGTCGCTGGGGTGGTATGCCTTCGTGCGCGCCTCGCAGATCCGCCGCATGCGCGCGCCCAAGCCGCGCGTCGGCGCCGGGGACTCGGTCTAGGCTGCTCGTTCCGGCGGGCCTGCTCATCGGGACTGCCGCAGTGCGGTGATGGCCTGTAGCTCGATGTCGATGCGCTGCGCGTCGCGGTCGTCGATATCGCTGGAACCCGTGGGGGGAAGAGCGATTCCGTGGTGGAGGAACACCCGGACGGCCAGCCCGATCAGGAGGATGAACAGGAAGGAGAGCAGGAAGGTCAGCATGGCAGTAATTTTTCTGCCACAGACTTCCTGCCACCAGTGGCAGTTGCGACATTGTTCGTAAATATTCGGCCACGTAGACTGACTGCATGCTGTCCAAGGTCGCCGCGGTGCTCTGCGATAACGTCGCCATGTTCGAATTCGGCGTTCTCTGTGAGGTTTTCGGGCTGGACCGCCGCGACGACGGGCTGCCCGGCTTCGACTTCCGGGTGTGCGGCACCGAACCCGGTGTGCCGTTGCGCTGTAGTTCACCGGGCATCACGGTGACTCCGGAGTACGGCCTGGACGAACTGGCCGACGCCGACCTGGTGACGGTGCCCGCCTATCCGGTCGCCGAGGACTACGAGTTCGATCCCCGCGTGCTGCGGGCCGTCCGGGATGCCGTCGACGCGGGGGCCACCGTGCTCACGGTCTGTTCGGGCGCCTTTCTCGCCGGGGCGGCCGGACTGCTGGACGGGCGTAAATGCACCACGCACTGGCGGCACGTGGGAAAGCTCGCCGAGCGCTACCCGTCGGCCACCGTCGACCCGGACGTGCTGTTCGTCGACGAGGGGAACCTGATCACCAGCGCCGGCACCGCGGCCGGCATCGATGCCTGCCTGCACCTGGTGCGGCGCGAACTGGGCAGCGCCGTCGCCAACAAGATCGCCCGGCGGATGGTGGTGCCGCCGCAGCGCGACGGCGGCCAGCGGCAGTTCATCGAGCGCCCCGTGCCGGAATGCACCTCCGACGGCCTGCGGGACACGCTGCTGTGGATGGACCGGCACCTCGAGCTGCCGCATACGGTCGAGGACCTGGCCGCGCGCTCGGCCATGTCGACGCGCACCTTCGCCCGCCGCTTCGCCGCCGAGACCGGCACCACCCCCGTCAAATGGCTCACCAACCAGCGCGTTCTGCTGGCGAAGCAGCTCCTCGAGGACACCACCCTGGACCTGGAAACCATCGCCGGCCGTTCCGGTTTCGGCTCCGCGGCCCTGCTGCGCCACCACTTCCAGCGCCTGGTCGGCATCGCCCCCACGGAATACCGCCGCCGCTTCGGGAGCTGAGCCGCCGGCGGTTGCGTCTCACGATCGGTGGTCGCGTCTCACCGGCACTGGTGCGCGCCATGAACACGTCGGCCACGTAGCGGTCGGTGATGCGCGACTTGTCATGCGGAATTCTCTCGGCGATGCACCGCCTCGCCGTGCAGCCGACATGTCCCGGACGACGGCGCACGCTTCGTTCGCGCGTACTGGACGTCGGCGTGGTGGTGCCGCTTCGGTGGCCGCTGGACCTGCGCCGGTGCGCGGCGTTCGGCGCCAGGATCGTCCGGCCCGGCTGTGGGCACTCGGGGACGCCATCATCCGACTCGGTGACCGGATGCCGCCACGGGGCGCCCGGATTCGTCGGAGAAGGCGACATACCGGGCCGGGGCGCGGAGCGATCTCGGCTGCGGATGACCGGGCTTGCCGGTTCGATTCGACGAGGACGGGTCCGGCCTGCGCTGTCGCCCGGCGCGTCGCACATCACCGATCGCCGATCGCGGGCTGTCACATCCTGTGCGAGCGTCGTCCGGGCGGGGGCCCGAGCGTGCGTTGGTGGCCGGGCGAGGGAGTCCTGTTGGTACCGTTCTGGCGTGGTGAACGATGCTGCGAGCGCGCGAGCTGTGCGGACGCTGGTCCTCGGTGGAGCGCGGTCGGGGAAGTCGGCTTTTGCCGAAGGACTGGCCGGGCGCGCCGGGGCCGTGCGGTACGTGGCGACCGCGGTGCCGGATCCGTCGGATGCCGACTTCGCCGAACGGATTGCGGCGCATCGGGTTCGGCGGCCCGGGGTGTGGAACGTCGTCGAAGGTGATCCGGTGGCGGTGCTTGCCGAGCCGGCGGCGGTGACGCTGATCGACGATCTCGGTACCTGGCTGACCGGGCGCATCGACGCGCGCGAGGCATGGGAGCTGCCGCGCGGCACCGTGCGACCCGATGCCGACGATCTGGTCGCGGTCGTCTCGGGCTACCGGGACCGGCTGGTGATCGTGAGCCCGGAGGCCGGGCTCGGCGTTCTCCCCGCGACCCGTTCGGGCCGGCTGTTCCAGGACGAGATCGGCGAGCTGAACCAG carries:
- a CDS encoding DUF3043 domain-containing protein, which translates into the protein MKFLRRGDASKTDDLADETSADPVGESGGAADASDRPAATATAGKGRPTPKRRDAEGKRRGPIAPAPMTSKEARARRKANRGTRADRKAASADRRAAAADRRARMLAGEDKYLLPRDRGPVRAYVRDLVDARRNLVGLFMPLALLLILTMFLTPAVQAYVTLAMLVMMVFMAGEGFLIGRTINRRVRERFPDDTSSPWSLGWYAFVRASQIRRMRAPKPRVGAGDSV
- a CDS encoding GNAT family N-acetyltransferase produces the protein MGSEVSVRRAEPAEARTVAQVFAAAAADEAVSAWVMDGHPDVAESFREQYMPDMIARALSEDEIWVAGAGDDIWTVSVWQTVTSPDRARQEAQQSRELFDAMPRRPFRRMAAVTAAIAEHHPQRFPHRYLQAIVTLPGHRGSGAGGALLADRIRAATEAGVPAYLEASTERSARLYARHGFERTGDPIPLPENGPILIPMWFPGRSRDLRSAGAP
- a CDS encoding MBL fold metallo-hydrolase encodes the protein MGSDRVYFRQLLAGRDWAVGDPIATQMRNFAYLIGDRDSGECVVVDPAYAAGDLVDIAESDGLRLTGVLATHHHPDHVGGTMLGFTLRGVRELLERVQVPVHVNAEELPWVANVTEIAPSELTGHDHGDKVAVGGLEIELLHTPGHTPGSQCFLFDDRLVAGDTLFVDGCGRTDFPGGDSDSMFRSLRYLAGLHGDPVVYPGHWYSQEPNAALSAVRDSNYVMRPQTLEQWHMLMPG
- the gcvT gene encoding glycine cleavage system aminomethyltransferase GcvT — protein: MTDSNLQQGPIRNVHAELGATFAPFGGWEMPVQYAGTVAEHTSVRTAAGLFDVSHLGKATVRGPGAARLVNTVLTNDLGRIRPGKAQYTLCCAPDGGVLDDLIVYYVSDDELFLVPNAANTAGVVGELRKAITEGADGITVTDQHRDYAVFAVQGPRSAEVLAALGLPTEMEFMAFADADWEGRPVRVCRSGYTGEQGYELLPRWDDAEPLFRALLAEVRARDGEPAGLGARDTLRTEMGYPLHGHELSPDITPVQARCGWAVGWKKPEFVGKAALEQEKAAGARRILLGLKALDRGVLRPGQTVLSGDEAVGETTSGTFSPTLKAGIALALLDRTAGLEPGAEVAVDVRGRRLRAEVVKPPFVTPRTS
- a CDS encoding helix-turn-helix domain-containing protein, which gives rise to MLSKVAAVLCDNVAMFEFGVLCEVFGLDRRDDGLPGFDFRVCGTEPGVPLRCSSPGITVTPEYGLDELADADLVTVPAYPVAEDYEFDPRVLRAVRDAVDAGATVLTVCSGAFLAGAAGLLDGRKCTTHWRHVGKLAERYPSATVDPDVLFVDEGNLITSAGTAAGIDACLHLVRRELGSAVANKIARRMVVPPQRDGGQRQFIERPVPECTSDGLRDTLLWMDRHLELPHTVEDLAARSAMSTRTFARRFAAETGTTPVKWLTNQRVLLAKQLLEDTTLDLETIAGRSGFGSAALLRHHFQRLVGIAPTEYRRRFGS
- a CDS encoding carbohydrate kinase family protein, with protein sequence MTIAVSASIASDNLMHFPGKFSESLLADQLEHISVSFLVDDLTIRRGGVAGNIVYAMGQLGRNPLLLGAVGQDFGEYRELLERNGVDCSAVLVSDKAHTARFICNTDDEMAQIAAFYPGAMSEARDISIAEVARTRELELVLIGANDPEAMLRHTRECRELGIPFAADPSQQLALLDGNQALELIDGAAYLFTNEYELGLLLQKTGVTLEEIGQKVGIRVTTLGAKGVQIVDRDGTEVNVEVVPERAKVDPTGIGDAFRAGFLTGHQAGLGLERAAQLGSLIAVHVLETDGPQEWELKHDEALERLRTAYGPQAADDIAPLLS
- a CDS encoding branched-chain amino acid aminotransferase yields the protein MTVAAQFTRLPHSSPTPAARRQEILVDPGFGRYFTDHMVSIDYRDGAWVDPRVEPYAPLTMDPATMVFHYGQAIFEGLKAYRQGDGGIATFRIDANARRFQRSARRMAMAELPEELFVESIRQLLEVDTDWVPAAGGEDSLYLRPFMFATESGLGVKPAGAYRYLLLGSPAGAYFPRGLKPVRVWLSTEYVRAAPGGTGEAKVAGNYAASLLAQAEATEKDCDQVVWLDACDHRYVEEMGTNNLFFVYGSGSQARLVTPELSGSLLPGITRDSLLTLAADSGYQVEERKISVEEWRRGAESGEITEVFGCGTAAVVIPVASVHSADGEFTIGDGEPGEVTMALRDTLTGIQRGTFADIHGWMRTLV
- a CDS encoding iron-sulfur cluster assembly accessory protein; its protein translation is MTVQNETTTHGVTLTDAAASKAKALLDQEGRDDLALRIAVQPGGCAGLRYQLFFDDRSLDGDLTAEFGGVALTVDRMSAPYVQGAAIDFVDTIEKQGFTIDNPNATGSCACGDSFN